In the Corythoichthys intestinalis isolate RoL2023-P3 chromosome 18, ASM3026506v1, whole genome shotgun sequence genome, CACATCACAGCAAAGAAGATAAAATGAGAAACAAGTgccaaaatgaaataaaatgtgaaatacattttcaaaagactatatataaatacattttggaATTCATACAGACAaatcaaaattgaaataaaaatatataaacatttaaataaatcCATAAACATTCATACTGAAGTAATTAAATGTTCAGTAACACATTTTTTAGTTAATAGCACTGCTGGTGCTCCATAAGCGACAACACAGCCAACCTGACGTAGCAACACAACTTGGCAACACAACAAGTGCAACAATAGTGGAAAAACAAGGCTTTGAAAGTGCACTCCCGTCACATGTTGTCATGGAAACTGCTGaatgagtgtgcgtgtgtgtaaatATGACAttaataaaagcattttttttacccaaaTTCTTGATTGAATCCTTTAATTGTCATATTTCATTACAAATCTAGaaaaataaacttttaaataaactAGTTAATTTGTCTTGTGTAGTCATGTGACTTGATGATCATGTGGTCCGCAGTGTGCTTTTCCTCCAATGACTCTGGACACAAATTTTATTAGTTAGGATGATTATTTCGTACCATTGCTAGGCGACCAATCTATTATTTCTTTGGcagcataggcagagtttgacttatgggggggcaaaacatgttgatgactcggaaatgcagtgtcagcaataaaataaacttactatatatatagatatatgtatatacacattacACCTTGACACTGTCCATGTTCAGtcttcggttcaagctcagttattgttggaccgtctctaaggtgctagtcacataaaCTGTTACGAAAAAAAATTTGACCCATTATTAAATTctttgtaggatttttgttcattcatttttgttgtgcgttttattgctttacaacttatttagacaacattttaattgcTAGGTCAgactttttgacattaggcttaatcttcgtgtTAGCGAGGGTTTGATTAGACAGTGGAatttatttcaacaaattccatgcagtttgtcagttatctgGTAGTTTCAGTGCTCCAGAGTAGCTAGGCTAGTGAGACTCTGTGGTACCTGCTTAACatgccaattaaaaaacaacagatctaacatagtccaataaattcaaaatgcattgttcgaaatacccatgcggccaaaatcATGTCACACCAAATTgtcgtaattcatttcattctgcaggattATTTTCTTAGATGTGAAATGCGACCACAATCGAGAGGAGCGCTTCGGCCCCTTGTGCTCAATCTGCTGGGGAGTTCCTTTCTTTCCCACAAAtaaaaatcagcggtgaaaaaaacgatgtgaaaaaaccatgtgatatcactccgctaTGCTTGCCTggacagcctgttccctgcagagctgctggattacaaatgttgctattCATACTtacagttattgacatgcaacggtaaatttttaataactttatccttaaACAAAGCTAGTACTacctgattgcatgggtcaaacTGATTCTCATCCGTAcatatgttgtttttcattGGTATGCTAATCAGGCACCAATGACTTGCGCTGTCTCAGCCACTCTGAAGCCCTAAAACCAACAAATAACTATCAAACTGCacgtaatttgttgaaatcaactctactGACAAAtttaacccccgctaactcgaagattaagactCGTGTAAAAAATGGCCCCACCCTAATCTCCGCCTATGCAACCAACTCAATCTGACAAACCTGCATGAGCTCCAATGGCTCCAAAGCCCGCGCGTGTGTTTGTCTTGAGCACGAACACAGAAACCAAAGTCGCTGACATCAACGTCCGCTACATAGCTGCTGGCGTCCGTCTCGGCCGTCTGAGAAGACAAGGGTATCGTTACCTTAGGGTagcatgggggggggggtgtatctGCCACCCTATAAGACAGGCTTGCCACCCGAATCGgccccagaggtgggtagagtagccaaaaatttgaatCAACTAATTTGAAgtaagttacttcaaaataatattactcaagtacaagtaaaagtagtaatCCAAAAATGTAGTCaaggacaagtaaaaaagtatttggtgaaaagaatactcagctaatgagtaacactgtgagtaactgcttacattgttgtcagatttttttaaacaatggtatttttttttcagcacaaatttATCTATattaactgttgttataatgatattgtacaataacccattatataaccacattaagccaaataaatacaaaataaagaaaaaaaacattgaattccgctgagaaaaaaaaaatgacacaaatgaagcattatttgtctaaagagcatgagtgcccttcagtggagaaaatagttcttagtttgaatagttccttcatagttactattatgaaattaaaaggatgatcgctccggttttccgtggtcaatcagccccaaataaaaactgggagagaggtttaatccacattttcgagtcatgttgagggcagcgctttatgtcaaatacttcaatttttatggtgctttaaagacaccatgtgattgaacaggctggcgtgatcatagaacagcaagcttgcgtctgattggtaaaatggagtcatgtgattattgttgtgacgtctaaTTGGtggaattggtagagctactcttgggatcgctggcaaaaaaataataaatctaatatgtagaaatgTAACGACTTGTGTGTagagtttttttcttcaaaaatccactcaagtaaaagtaaaaagtatggcttagtaaaactactcttagaagtacatttttctcaaaaagttactcaagtacatgtaatgaagtacatgtaacgtgttactacacaCCTCTGGTCGGCACCGATGGAAAAAAAGCTTCGGTCAATTTGACATTTACTGTCATCAATTAAGCAGTGGTGTCAGTATCCTTATTATAATACAGTAGTAATAAAATATAAGGAACCATGTTTCTCTATCAATTTGTAAATGTGACTTGTGCCTATTTGTAGTGTCTACATATTTTCTTAGCAAACTCTGATTCAGTATGTATACACATTTGCCATATGTTGACACGAGTTTCGTAACAATTAGTCAATGTGGctcaatacagtatatcaattaGTTAAGCACAAATTAATGTAATGCAATGAAAATGCAAAACCATTCTAATTTCAAGATActgttttgttgatttttttttcatttaaaaaatcgaATTCatcaacaaaattttcatatgcaaaaactatttgtattttttatttctttaggtaAATTTGAACGGATTGTGTTAAATGTGAGATGTATTAAAGAAATGATAACGCATTACAGCATCATAAAATATTtgcccaccctcaaaaaaattcCTGCCACCCCATAAATATTTTCGTAGATGCACCCCTGGTGAGGTGTATTGTATAATTTACAATTTTCAAGCCGCCATCGAATTTTATGAGTAGTATCAGAACAACATCGGTTAGGGCTTCAAATTAGGCCTTTAAGAATGTTCTCAATTAAGGTTTGGGTTTTGGATTCAAACtacattttaatgtaaaaatatcTGTAAATCAGTTTTGAAGGTTTTCCTTATGTGTTAATTTGGAATTAAAGCATGTTTTAGGGAGTTGAAGTACCGAGATAAATGAGTTGGTGCTGCAGGAGTCGTCACCATCAACCAACTTGACCTGGAAGGTAAGCCCAAAGAAGGTGCAGGGTCTCTGCCAGGATTCGGGATAGCCCCACTGGAACTTCTTGGCACCGACGGAATGCAATCCAGGAACAGCTTCTGGCCTCACTGAGAGAAAGAAAAACTCAGCTGTCAAAACGACAACCGACCAGGGCAGAATGTCCAAAGGCGTACCAATGTCCCTCAGGTAGAAAGCTTTGGTGTACACCTCTAGCTTGTACGCGTTGAAAATGTAGAGCGACAAATGCACATGTTTTTGTTCTTCTCTGTATGAACAACTCATGTCCAGGCAGTTCGCTTCTGACGTGCTTGAGTCTAACTGGCAGGGAAGAGGCTCTGAATGcctgacaacaacaaaaaaacatgattaataAGTCATCACGGCGGTCGGTGGCAGAACAGAAATCCTCACCGATGTGCTTTGAACATCAAAACTTTAGCTTGGCTTCTGCTCCTGGTACGGGTCCATTTGCAGTGGAAGCTTCCGTTGTAGTTGTAGGCCCAGCAGTGAAGAGCATCTGAGCACAATTAATTCTTTTGGCAACAGTATACAGTGG is a window encoding:
- the LOC130906525 gene encoding interleukin-12 subunit beta-like; translation: MSWFLLSVSMATFLMVATSSIGHGNTKFLMDNVLVLTVLHGSETSRVLLTCEQVHQDQDVFWKKDGEIQPHLKGHQINVEIWEVNGGNFSCHSSSSGQYLSHTLVLVQVQNGTMDILEGGRYKDALHCWAYNYNGSFHCKWTRTRSRSQAKVLMFKAHRHSEPLPCQLDSSTSEANCLDMSCSYREEQKHVHLSLYIFNAYKLEVYTKAFYLRDIVRPEAVPGLHSVGAKKFQWGYPESWQRPCTFFGLTFQVKLVDGDDSCSTNSFISTAETDASSYVADVDVSDFGFCVRAQDKHTRGLWSHWSSCRVIGGKAHCGPHDHQVT